A genomic stretch from Sphingomonas sp. HDW15A includes:
- the trxB gene encoding thioredoxin-disulfide reductase has product MSNIISTRLLVLGSGPAGLTAAIYAARAGLSPVVVQGIQPGGQLTTTTDVENYPGFRDVIQGPWLMEEMQAQAEHVGTKVVWDHVNDVDLSRRPFVLKGDSGEYHADTLVIATGAQAKWLNLPSEERMKGKGASACATCDGFFYRGKKVAVIGGGNTAVEEALYLTNHSQDVTLIHRRDSLRAEKILQDRLFAHPHIKLMWDSEVAEFVGGGTPETLVGLDVRNVKTGDITRLDVDGAFVAIGHKPATELFAGKLELDEDGYIKVETGTTRTSVEGVFACGDVMDKIYRQAVTAAGTGCMAALDAEKFLAAEEFAALEAAE; this is encoded by the coding sequence ATGAGCAATATAATCTCAACCCGTCTCTTGGTGCTCGGATCCGGACCGGCCGGCCTGACTGCGGCGATTTACGCTGCTCGCGCGGGACTCTCTCCCGTCGTCGTTCAGGGGATCCAGCCGGGCGGTCAGCTGACCACGACCACAGACGTCGAGAACTATCCTGGTTTCCGAGACGTCATCCAGGGTCCTTGGCTGATGGAAGAAATGCAGGCCCAGGCCGAGCATGTTGGGACCAAGGTGGTGTGGGACCACGTCAATGACGTCGATCTCAGCCGGCGTCCGTTCGTCCTGAAGGGCGATAGCGGCGAGTATCATGCCGACACGCTCGTGATCGCGACTGGTGCACAGGCCAAGTGGCTCAATCTTCCGTCGGAAGAGCGGATGAAGGGGAAGGGCGCCAGCGCCTGCGCTACGTGTGACGGTTTCTTCTACCGGGGGAAAAAGGTCGCCGTGATCGGCGGTGGCAATACCGCGGTTGAGGAAGCCCTGTACCTCACCAATCACAGCCAGGACGTAACCCTAATCCACCGGCGCGATTCTTTGCGTGCCGAGAAAATCTTGCAGGACAGGTTGTTCGCCCATCCGCACATCAAGCTCATGTGGGACAGCGAAGTTGCCGAGTTCGTCGGCGGCGGAACGCCCGAGACCCTGGTTGGGCTCGACGTACGCAATGTGAAGACCGGCGACATCACCCGCCTCGATGTTGATGGCGCCTTCGTGGCCATCGGTCACAAGCCCGCCACCGAATTGTTTGCCGGCAAGCTCGAACTCGATGAGGACGGCTACATTAAAGTCGAGACCGGCACGACCCGGACCAGCGTCGAGGGCGTGTTCGCCTGCGGCGACGTCATGGACAAGATCTACCGCCAGGCGGTGACAGCCGCAGGCACCGGATGCATGGCCGCGCTCGATGCTGAAAAATTCCTGGCTGCAGAGGAATTCGCTGCGCTCGAAGCGGCAGAATAG
- a CDS encoding CHASE2 domain-containing protein, with protein MGSKSFSSLSSRLKGAAVVLFGAVVGAMISLLAGQTIQRILFDSWQRSAPREISTDRVAVVLIDPASLATVGGWPWPRYYLARLTEQIARQKPKAIGFDMIFPENDRLNPEHFASLYPELPSSRREEIGELPTMDSMFAQTLGAAPTVLGRLGIKGDGSDPNVLLADPLVEGKPRHGRFASLRC; from the coding sequence ATGGGCTCGAAGTCGTTCTCTAGCCTGTCCTCGCGCCTGAAGGGTGCGGCAGTCGTACTCTTCGGCGCGGTGGTCGGCGCAATGATCAGCCTGCTCGCAGGCCAGACGATCCAGAGGATACTGTTCGACTCGTGGCAACGAAGCGCGCCGCGCGAGATTTCGACAGACCGCGTCGCCGTCGTGCTGATCGATCCGGCGTCCCTTGCCACGGTCGGCGGATGGCCATGGCCGCGCTACTATCTCGCACGGCTGACTGAGCAGATCGCGCGTCAGAAGCCGAAGGCGATCGGCTTCGACATGATCTTTCCCGAGAACGACCGCCTGAACCCAGAGCATTTCGCTTCCCTCTATCCGGAACTTCCTTCGAGCCGGCGCGAGGAGATCGGAGAGCTGCCGACGATGGACTCGATGTTCGCGCAGACGCTCGGCGCTGCGCCGACCGTGCTTGGGCGCCTCGGCATTAAAGGCGACGGCTCGGATCCAAACGTCCTGCTTGCCGACCCACTGGTTGAAGGTAAGCCCCGCCACGGACGCTTCGCTTCCCTGAGGTGCTGA
- a CDS encoding FecR domain-containing protein gives MARKIALLTLIACLGIAAPAAAEIGRVKSSVGPVQIQRGSTQLPVRPGLKLEQGDYIVTGKNGRLGIAFIDDTRFAVGPNSKVRLSRFGYDRTRQTGEFVTEVDRGSLGVVSGKIAKSKQDAMKVRTPTSMLGVRGTKFVVDVK, from the coding sequence TTGGCAAGGAAAATCGCGCTTCTTACGCTGATTGCCTGCCTTGGCATCGCCGCTCCGGCGGCGGCCGAGATTGGCCGGGTGAAATCGAGTGTGGGACCGGTGCAGATCCAGCGCGGCAGCACACAGCTTCCAGTGCGCCCCGGGCTCAAGCTGGAGCAGGGCGATTACATTGTCACCGGCAAGAACGGGCGGCTCGGGATCGCCTTCATCGACGATACGCGATTTGCCGTCGGACCGAACAGCAAGGTCCGCCTCAGCCGGTTCGGATACGACCGGACCCGCCAGACCGGCGAGTTCGTAACCGAGGTGGATCGCGGCTCCCTGGGTGTCGTCTCGGGCAAGATTGCAAAGTCGAAGCAGGACGCGATGAAGGTTCGAACACCGACGTCCATGCTCGGCGTGCGCGGCACCAAGTTCGTCGTGGATGTCAAGTGA
- a CDS encoding MBL fold metallo-hydrolase, which yields MIVRFWGTRGSLPVAQKAEVVRDKVIAALMAANGLAFETDDEAAAWIDDNLEFAVAGTYGGATSCVEIEAGEEFLICDMGSGLREFGLDAMARCASGHARTYHFFMSHVHWDHIMGFPFFVPGFDPGAKIVIHAGHADAEEALRRQQEEISFPVPFDWLKADISFRTLVPGQDYNIGSVKVSLVEQQHSHSSYGYRFEDAAGKVAVYSTDSEHKINRMDGEADVVAFFREADLVICDTMYSLADTVAMKEDWGHSSNITAIDLCHEAAAKRLALFHHEPTYSDRDIQRMHRESIRYEELTRFAEPLEVICSYDGLEVVL from the coding sequence ATGATCGTCCGCTTCTGGGGAACACGGGGTTCGCTGCCGGTCGCGCAAAAGGCCGAGGTTGTCCGAGACAAGGTCATCGCTGCGCTCATGGCGGCGAACGGCCTCGCTTTCGAAACCGACGACGAAGCCGCTGCCTGGATCGACGATAATCTGGAGTTCGCGGTCGCGGGAACCTACGGCGGCGCGACAAGCTGCGTCGAAATCGAAGCCGGCGAAGAGTTTCTCATCTGCGACATGGGCAGTGGGCTTCGCGAGTTCGGGCTAGACGCAATGGCGCGCTGCGCTTCGGGCCACGCTCGAACCTATCATTTCTTCATGTCCCACGTGCACTGGGACCATATCATGGGCTTCCCGTTCTTCGTTCCCGGCTTCGATCCGGGCGCGAAGATTGTCATTCACGCGGGCCATGCCGATGCCGAGGAGGCGCTTCGCCGCCAGCAGGAGGAGATCTCCTTCCCTGTTCCGTTCGATTGGCTGAAAGCGGACATCAGTTTCCGTACACTTGTGCCCGGTCAGGATTACAACATTGGCTCGGTGAAAGTGTCCCTGGTCGAGCAGCAGCATTCGCACTCGAGCTACGGATACCGTTTCGAGGACGCCGCCGGGAAAGTCGCGGTTTACAGCACGGATAGCGAGCACAAGATCAACCGCATGGACGGCGAGGCCGACGTTGTCGCCTTCTTCCGAGAAGCTGATCTGGTCATTTGCGACACCATGTATTCCCTGGCCGACACGGTCGCGATGAAGGAAGACTGGGGCCACAGCAGCAACATCACCGCGATCGATCTCTGCCACGAAGCGGCGGCGAAGCGACTCGCCCTATTCCACCATGAACCGACCTATTCGGACCGCGACATCCAGCGGATGCATCGGGAAAGCATCCGCTACGAGGAACTGACCCGCTTTGCCGAGCCTCTCGAAGTGATCTGTTCCTACGATGGGCTCGAAGTCGTTCTCTAG
- a CDS encoding preprotein translocase subunit YajC: protein MKLFTPVRLLGALAIASLAPAMPVAAQPAAFDPATMVGQAVLDPAGKPVGQVTGQRDGLLFIKTDRHETSLPISSFTYQQKKLYIAFTQAELNAEVDKTVALINASLTPGAAVKGIGGNVIGKIHSLDAQYVAIDLTSGQTIRVPRNSIAGTAQGAVIGMTKEQLEAALSNPKPPAPSSN, encoded by the coding sequence TTGAAGCTCTTCACGCCGGTCCGCCTGCTTGGAGCCCTTGCCATCGCGTCGCTCGCTCCGGCGATGCCCGTTGCTGCACAACCCGCAGCCTTTGACCCCGCGACGATGGTCGGCCAGGCGGTTCTGGACCCTGCCGGTAAGCCCGTGGGACAGGTAACCGGTCAGCGTGACGGCCTCCTTTTCATCAAGACCGACCGGCACGAAACCAGCTTGCCAATATCGAGCTTCACCTATCAGCAGAAGAAACTCTACATCGCCTTCACGCAGGCCGAGCTCAATGCCGAGGTCGACAAGACGGTCGCGCTCATCAACGCTTCGCTGACGCCGGGCGCAGCCGTAAAAGGCATCGGCGGCAATGTCATCGGCAAGATCCACTCGCTCGATGCGCAATATGTCGCCATCGACCTTACGAGCGGCCAGACCATCCGTGTTCCCCGGAATAGCATTGCCGGGACGGCCCAGGGTGCGGTTATCGGCATGACCAAGGAACAGCTTGAAGCGGCGCTATCCAATCCGAAGCCGCCCGCGCCAAGCAGCAATTGA
- the secG gene encoding preprotein translocase subunit SecG yields the protein MFTFLLIVQTIIAAALVTVILMQRSEGGGLGVGGSSSGFMTARGAADFLTRSTAILGGLFVVMSIVLAAVAGISREQARVDTSLVNQSAPAAPADVQPVAPAQPQPAEQNSAVPLAQ from the coding sequence ATGTTCACCTTCCTCCTTATCGTCCAGACGATCATTGCTGCTGCTCTGGTCACCGTTATCCTGATGCAGCGCAGCGAAGGCGGCGGGCTTGGCGTCGGTGGATCGTCGTCGGGCTTCATGACCGCCCGCGGCGCGGCGGACTTTCTCACTCGCTCCACGGCGATTCTCGGCGGGCTTTTCGTGGTCATGTCGATCGTCCTGGCGGCGGTCGCCGGCATTAGCCGCGAACAGGCTCGGGTCGACACCTCACTGGTCAACCAGTCGGCCCCGGCAGCACCGGCCGACGTGCAGCCGGTAGCACCTGCCCAGCCGCAGCCGGCTGAGCAGAATTCGGCCGTTCCGCTCGCCCAGTAA
- the ccoN gene encoding cytochrome-c oxidase, cbb3-type subunit I → MDATFTRGFSWILLAALALLAATAAHDTGFMIHMLIFAAAGTIAAFATASQLAILQPSARDLASRYDDQLIRIGTLLTVFWGVVGFLVGLVIAAQLTFPLLNVEPYLNFGRLRPLHTSAVIFAFGGTALITTSFYVVQRTCRARLAFPNIAKFVFWGYQLFIVLAATGYVLGISQAKEYAEPEWYVDLWLTVVWVGYLIVFGGTILKRKEPHIYVANWFYLSFIITVAMLHIVNNLNIPVRLFGSESYPVFGGVQGALVQWWYGHNAVGFFLTAGFLAMMYYFVPKQAERPVYSYRLSIVHFWSLIFLYIWAGPHHLHYTALPDWAQTLGMVFSIMLWMPSWGGMINGLMTLNGAWDKLRTDPIIRMMVAALAFYGMSTFEGPMMSIKSVNSLSHYTEWTIGHVHSGALGWNGMITFAAIYFLVPRLWGRTRLYSLRMVNWHFWLSIVGIAIYASSMWVAGISQGLMAREYGDDGYLVYAFADIVKTMHPYYLMRLTGGGIYFLGALMMAFNVWKTVKGELRNEAPLHSAAYDPAADKPAVAAANA, encoded by the coding sequence ATGGATGCCACTTTCACCCGCGGTTTCAGCTGGATCTTGCTTGCCGCGCTTGCGCTGCTGGCAGCGACGGCTGCGCACGACACCGGTTTCATGATTCACATGCTGATTTTCGCGGCCGCCGGGACAATCGCCGCCTTCGCAACTGCGAGCCAATTGGCAATCCTGCAGCCGAGTGCCCGCGATCTGGCCAGCCGTTACGACGACCAGCTGATCCGGATCGGCACCCTGCTGACCGTATTCTGGGGTGTGGTCGGTTTCCTCGTGGGGTTGGTGATTGCCGCGCAGCTGACGTTCCCGCTGCTCAACGTGGAGCCCTATCTCAACTTCGGCCGGCTGCGGCCGCTTCACACTAGCGCGGTCATTTTCGCCTTCGGTGGAACGGCTCTGATAACCACCAGCTTCTACGTCGTGCAGCGGACGTGCCGGGCGCGCCTCGCCTTCCCGAACATCGCCAAGTTCGTCTTCTGGGGATACCAGTTGTTCATCGTTCTTGCGGCCACTGGTTACGTCCTGGGTATCAGCCAGGCAAAGGAATATGCCGAGCCCGAATGGTACGTTGACCTATGGCTGACGGTGGTCTGGGTGGGCTACCTCATTGTCTTCGGCGGCACGATCCTGAAGCGGAAAGAACCGCATATCTACGTCGCGAACTGGTTCTACCTCAGTTTCATCATCACGGTGGCGATGCTTCACATCGTCAACAACCTGAACATCCCCGTGAGACTGTTCGGCAGCGAGAGCTATCCCGTCTTTGGCGGCGTCCAGGGCGCCCTCGTGCAATGGTGGTACGGCCACAATGCCGTCGGCTTTTTCCTGACCGCCGGCTTCCTCGCGATGATGTACTACTTCGTGCCCAAGCAGGCCGAGCGCCCGGTCTACAGCTATCGGCTGTCGATCGTTCACTTCTGGTCCTTGATCTTCCTCTACATCTGGGCGGGTCCGCACCACCTCCACTACACCGCGCTGCCAGACTGGGCCCAGACGCTCGGCATGGTGTTCTCGATCATGCTGTGGATGCCGAGCTGGGGAGGCATGATCAACGGCCTGATGACCCTCAACGGGGCATGGGACAAGCTTCGGACCGATCCGATCATCCGCATGATGGTCGCCGCGCTCGCCTTCTATGGCATGTCGACTTTCGAAGGGCCCATGATGTCGATCAAGTCGGTCAATTCCCTGTCCCACTATACGGAATGGACCATCGGTCACGTTCACTCGGGCGCGCTGGGATGGAACGGCATGATTACCTTTGCCGCCATCTACTTCCTCGTGCCGCGCCTCTGGGGTCGGACCCGGCTCTACTCCCTGCGCATGGTCAACTGGCATTTCTGGCTGTCGATCGTCGGAATCGCCATTTACGCCTCGTCGATGTGGGTTGCCGGGATCAGCCAGGGCCTCATGGCGCGCGAGTATGGCGATGACGGTTACCTCGTCTACGCCTTCGCCGACATCGTGAAGACGATGCACCCCTATTACCTCATGCGGCTCACGGGGGGTGGCATCTACTTCCTCGGCGCACTGATGATGGCCTTCAACGTCTGGAAGACCGTCAAGGGCGAGTTGCGCAACGAGGCGCCGCTCCATTCCGCAGCCTACGACCCCGCGGCCGACAAGCCGGCGGTGGCCGCCGCCAACGCCTGA
- a CDS encoding CTP synthase — MARFIFVTGGVVSSLGKGLLAASLGALLQARGFKVRIRKFDPYLNVDPGTMSPYQHGEVYVTDDGAETDLDLGHYERFTGVASRQSDNITSGRIYRDIIARERRGDYLGATVQVIPHVTNAIKEFALADIEGLDFVICEIGGTVGDIESLPFVEAIRQLRNDLGRDSCCFVHTTLVPYLAAAGELKTKPTQHSVRELTSYGIQPDVLLCRAERPIPQGERAKIALFCNVPASAVIQALDARSIYDVPLQYHREGLDDEVLRVFGISDAPAPDLARWEDIMDRVDHPEGEVTIGVVGKYVGLQDAYKSLREALVHGGLANRVKVNIRWIDAEVFEMEEADLAAELEPLHGILVPGGFGERGSEGKIASVKFAREREVPFFGICLGMQMACIEGARNTAGIEKASTTEFGETSEPVVGLITEWMGPEGLQKRSAETDLGGTMRLGAYAAKLSHNSKVAQQYGTTEISERHRHRYEVNVHYRAALEKGGLIFSGMSPDGELPEIVERPDHPWFIGVQFHPELKSRPFEPHPLFKGFIEAALHQSRLV; from the coding sequence ATGGCGCGGTTCATATTTGTCACCGGCGGCGTGGTCTCCAGCCTCGGAAAAGGTCTTCTCGCGGCGTCCCTCGGGGCGCTTCTTCAGGCGCGTGGATTCAAGGTCCGAATCCGCAAATTCGACCCCTATCTGAATGTCGATCCGGGCACGATGAGCCCGTATCAGCATGGCGAAGTCTATGTGACCGACGACGGGGCAGAGACGGACCTCGACCTCGGGCATTACGAACGGTTCACGGGCGTTGCTTCGCGCCAGTCTGACAACATCACGTCCGGCCGCATCTATCGCGACATCATCGCCCGGGAACGGCGCGGCGATTATCTTGGCGCGACCGTCCAGGTCATTCCGCACGTGACGAATGCCATCAAGGAATTCGCTCTCGCCGACATCGAGGGCCTGGACTTCGTGATCTGTGAGATTGGTGGGACTGTCGGCGACATTGAGAGCCTACCGTTCGTGGAAGCTATCCGTCAGCTTCGCAATGACCTGGGCCGCGACAGCTGCTGTTTCGTCCATACGACATTGGTGCCCTATCTTGCGGCGGCCGGTGAACTGAAGACGAAGCCGACCCAACATAGCGTCCGCGAATTGACCAGTTACGGCATCCAGCCCGACGTTCTGCTGTGCCGCGCGGAGAGGCCGATCCCTCAAGGCGAACGGGCCAAGATTGCCCTGTTTTGCAACGTGCCCGCATCCGCGGTGATCCAGGCACTTGACGCTCGTTCGATCTATGACGTCCCCCTCCAATATCATCGCGAGGGATTGGACGACGAGGTCCTGCGGGTATTCGGCATAAGCGATGCACCTGCGCCAGACCTGGCACGCTGGGAAGACATCATGGACCGCGTCGATCACCCGGAAGGGGAGGTCACGATTGGCGTGGTCGGAAAGTATGTCGGCCTTCAAGATGCCTACAAGTCGCTTCGCGAGGCGCTTGTCCACGGAGGCCTGGCCAATAGGGTCAAGGTGAACATCCGCTGGATCGATGCGGAGGTCTTCGAGATGGAAGAGGCCGACCTCGCTGCGGAGCTTGAGCCGCTGCACGGCATTCTCGTCCCCGGTGGGTTCGGCGAACGCGGAAGCGAAGGCAAGATCGCCTCAGTGAAGTTCGCCCGCGAACGCGAGGTTCCCTTTTTCGGAATCTGCCTCGGCATGCAGATGGCTTGCATCGAAGGCGCGCGAAACACGGCCGGGATCGAAAAAGCTTCGACCACGGAATTCGGCGAGACAAGCGAGCCCGTGGTCGGCCTCATTACGGAGTGGATGGGGCCGGAAGGCTTGCAGAAGCGAAGCGCTGAAACGGATCTTGGGGGAACAATGCGGCTAGGTGCTTATGCCGCTAAGTTGAGCCACAACAGCAAGGTCGCCCAGCAATATGGAACGACCGAAATCAGCGAGCGCCACCGCCATCGTTACGAGGTCAACGTCCATTATCGTGCCGCGCTGGAGAAGGGCGGACTGATTTTCTCGGGAATGTCTCCCGACGGTGAGTTGCCCGAAATCGTGGAACGGCCCGACCATCCATGGTTCATCGGCGTTCAATTTCATCCCGAATTGAAGAGCCGGCCGTTCGAGCCCCACCCCTTGTTCAAGGGGTTCATCGAGGCTGCGCTCCACCAGTCGCGGCTTGTTTGA
- a CDS encoding SpoIIE family protein phosphatase yields the protein MLTSIPELDDVAFGHAMLNGAPDSDGIVRSVPLTVIAGNRAFPGFAAELARLSAGAPAMRWDGVRLKIGPHAIPAEKDGRIRLRFGEIPRQAVYSADRVMAMIPQEEGTQSAVPANAFTGKAVLIGLAAEGSADLVATPLQTEGYGVYVQAQAVDAILTGGWLQRPPWVVAAEWLAGAMLALLVVLAALTRRWWLLGAAVLAAALPIASWTAFDRENLLFDPARPLTIFAGAALALLALLFIRAKAERERLAAALIEQRISSARQEGELQAARSIQLGMVPGPERLSKLDERVEISGQLDPARSVGGDFYDASKFDEDRILLVIGDVTGKGIPAALYMALSKGLARSILSRKQVELGDAVSSLNRELLRDADEAMGVTMLIAILDCATGEVTMVNAGHENPIIRTVNGEIHSVAMTGGPPFCVCDFPYKEEHAQLGPGDSLILITDGVSEAENGNGEFFGVSGAIAAAKDTAGENAENTAKNLAIRVRLFEGETEPSDDLTVLVARLKAAPA from the coding sequence GTGCTGACCAGCATTCCGGAACTCGACGACGTGGCTTTCGGACACGCGATGCTCAATGGCGCCCCGGATAGCGACGGGATCGTGCGGTCAGTCCCATTGACGGTAATCGCGGGCAATCGGGCCTTCCCGGGGTTCGCTGCGGAACTCGCGCGGCTCTCCGCCGGTGCCCCTGCCATGCGCTGGGACGGTGTTCGGCTCAAGATCGGCCCACACGCCATTCCAGCGGAAAAGGATGGCCGAATTCGGCTTCGCTTCGGCGAAATACCGAGACAGGCGGTCTATTCTGCGGACCGGGTCATGGCCATGATCCCGCAAGAGGAAGGGACGCAGAGCGCAGTTCCTGCAAATGCCTTCACCGGCAAGGCTGTCCTGATTGGGCTGGCAGCCGAGGGTTCTGCGGACTTGGTCGCGACGCCACTGCAAACCGAAGGCTATGGGGTGTACGTCCAGGCGCAGGCGGTGGACGCCATCCTGACAGGCGGCTGGCTACAGCGTCCACCGTGGGTCGTTGCCGCGGAATGGCTGGCGGGCGCAATGCTCGCACTGCTTGTCGTTCTCGCTGCGCTCACCCGTCGATGGTGGCTCCTTGGAGCGGCAGTGCTTGCCGCTGCACTTCCCATCGCATCCTGGACGGCGTTCGATCGCGAGAACCTTCTGTTCGACCCGGCACGACCTTTGACGATCTTCGCGGGGGCAGCACTAGCCCTTCTCGCCCTGCTGTTCATCCGCGCGAAGGCGGAACGTGAGCGGCTCGCGGCAGCCCTGATCGAGCAACGCATTTCGTCGGCGCGCCAGGAAGGCGAATTACAGGCCGCGCGTTCGATCCAGCTCGGAATGGTCCCCGGCCCCGAAAGGCTGTCGAAGCTCGACGAGCGCGTCGAAATCAGCGGCCAGCTCGATCCTGCGCGCTCGGTCGGCGGCGACTTCTATGACGCCTCGAAATTCGATGAAGACCGGATCTTGCTGGTCATCGGAGACGTCACCGGCAAGGGCATCCCAGCCGCTCTCTACATGGCCCTATCAAAGGGGCTCGCCAGGAGCATTTTGAGCCGCAAACAGGTGGAACTGGGTGACGCCGTTTCCTCGCTCAATCGCGAGCTGCTGCGCGATGCCGACGAGGCAATGGGCGTGACCATGCTGATCGCCATCCTCGATTGCGCGACCGGCGAGGTCACCATGGTGAACGCGGGTCATGAGAACCCGATCATCCGGACCGTCAACGGCGAAATTCACTCTGTGGCCATGACGGGCGGCCCGCCATTCTGCGTATGCGACTTTCCGTACAAGGAAGAACATGCCCAGCTAGGCCCGGGAGATTCGCTCATCCTCATCACCGACGGGGTCAGCGAAGCGGAAAACGGCAATGGGGAATTCTTTGGCGTTTCCGGGGCTATCGCGGCGGCCAAGGATACGGCGGGCGAAAATGCCGAAAATACCGCGAAGAACCTGGCGATACGCGTCCGCCTGTTCGAGGGGGAGACCGAGCCCAGCGACGATCTGACGGTGCTGGTTGCGCGACTGAAGGCGGCGCCCGCCTAG
- a CDS encoding ATP-binding protein, which yields MKRFSISREIGGDDQAAILIAVTAAHEFASDEALPDELAARLAIVVEELVANILRHGASGSAVFIDGKMEKLAAGIHLTLIDDGVHFNPKRVLMDRDPDPQTGGGSGIPLVRAWADGLDYRSEGGLNWLELNLRA from the coding sequence GTGAAACGCTTTTCAATATCTCGGGAAATCGGCGGCGATGACCAGGCCGCTATCCTGATCGCAGTGACCGCCGCCCACGAATTCGCGAGCGACGAGGCACTTCCGGACGAGTTGGCTGCCCGCCTGGCCATCGTAGTCGAAGAACTGGTTGCAAACATCCTGCGTCACGGGGCGTCAGGCTCCGCCGTATTCATCGACGGGAAGATGGAAAAGCTGGCTGCCGGAATTCACCTGACGCTGATTGACGACGGTGTGCACTTCAATCCGAAGCGTGTCTTGATGGACCGTGACCCTGACCCGCAGACCGGCGGCGGCTCAGGCATCCCGCTTGTCAGGGCCTGGGCGGATGGTCTCGATTACCGTAGCGAAGGCGGACTCAACTGGCTTGAGCTAAACCTGCGGGCCTGA
- a CDS encoding OmpA family protein: protein MRHGASLAAAFLLSGCATSSVTLLADDGSPTSGALAVIEQDGSETVLNQPMTAGKLTKGETKVRPVKELKPAYQQLVGGLPPAPAHFTLNFVQGTTEVTAASRPVLDLIRKEVANRPGAAIEVVGHTDTVGSEADNDRLSQERASEVVKVLVGEGFSEDLLLAVGRGERDLKVKTADNVANEENRRVEVVVR, encoded by the coding sequence GTGAGACACGGGGCGAGCCTTGCTGCGGCGTTCCTGCTCAGCGGCTGCGCAACGTCATCGGTGACCTTGCTGGCGGATGACGGCTCGCCGACCAGCGGTGCCCTTGCCGTCATCGAGCAGGATGGAAGCGAAACGGTCCTCAATCAGCCGATGACCGCGGGCAAATTGACAAAAGGCGAGACAAAGGTCCGCCCGGTCAAGGAATTGAAGCCGGCCTACCAGCAACTGGTCGGCGGGCTGCCGCCCGCCCCGGCGCATTTCACGCTCAATTTCGTTCAAGGCACTACTGAAGTGACGGCGGCATCGCGCCCGGTCCTCGATCTCATCCGCAAGGAGGTCGCGAACCGGCCGGGAGCCGCAATCGAGGTTGTCGGCCACACAGATACTGTGGGTTCCGAGGCCGATAACGACCGTCTGTCCCAGGAACGGGCCTCCGAGGTCGTCAAGGTGCTCGTCGGCGAGGGCTTTTCTGAAGACCTGCTGTTGGCGGTCGGGCGTGGCGAACGCGATCTGAAGGTCAAGACCGCTGACAATGTCGCCAACGAAGAAAATCGCCGTGTCGAGGTCGTCGTTCGCTAG
- a CDS encoding STAS domain-containing protein — protein sequence MMSDGGLGWNIDSATAAHVVRPAGRVDESTATEFADRLLHEIGAAKADGKALLALDLSQVAYMSSRGLRALTLAQRNGNENGVKIALSEPNDIMREILAISRYDMIFPVFERTADAIAG from the coding sequence ATGATGAGTGACGGGGGCCTTGGCTGGAACATCGATTCAGCGACTGCCGCGCACGTCGTTCGCCCAGCAGGGCGGGTTGACGAGTCCACGGCGACCGAGTTCGCGGATCGCCTGCTTCACGAAATCGGCGCGGCAAAGGCTGACGGGAAAGCACTTCTCGCACTGGACCTGTCCCAGGTCGCCTACATGTCCTCGCGCGGCCTTCGGGCCCTCACCCTTGCCCAGCGCAACGGCAACGAGAATGGCGTGAAGATCGCGCTTTCCGAGCCGAATGACATCATGCGCGAGATTCTGGCGATCAGTCGCTACGACATGATCTTCCCGGTATTCGAAAGGACTGCTGACGCCATCGCCGGGTGA